A window of the Agrococcus jejuensis genome harbors these coding sequences:
- a CDS encoding MFS transporter: protein MRRSVWRQPGFALLWAGEGTSQLGAQLAGIAMPIIAVTMLRATDAEMGYLNAAQTAAFLIVGLPAGAWLDRMRKRHVMIAADLVRAAAVAVIPLLAILGHLEIWHLVVVGAIVGIATVFFDVGYQSFVPVLVDDDHVGDANGVLEATAQTMRLGGPAVAGGLLGLLAAPVVLLANVAGFLVSALALSGIRDGEVVRPKHEHRNLFVEIGEGIRFVAGNDLLRRVVATVALSNLGSFIVYTLLPIAILRILGIDAFLFGVIMSVGAIGGLAGSLLATRIARAIGEGPAITWSTVVFAASASLLPLSVLVPDAAVVLLMVGEAIFGFTVLVFNIVQVTARQRLCPKPLLGRMNASIRTVVWGVMPIGALVAGGLGTALGTVEAMWIGVAVGALAIPPFLLSRFRTMRALPTRLADAQEQPAEVASDDAAR, encoded by the coding sequence ATGAGACGCAGCGTGTGGAGGCAGCCGGGATTCGCGCTGCTGTGGGCGGGCGAGGGCACGAGCCAGCTCGGTGCGCAGCTCGCGGGCATCGCCATGCCGATCATCGCCGTCACGATGCTGCGCGCGACCGACGCCGAGATGGGCTACCTCAACGCCGCGCAGACGGCTGCGTTCCTGATCGTCGGCCTCCCGGCGGGCGCCTGGCTCGACCGCATGCGCAAGCGGCACGTCATGATCGCCGCCGACCTCGTGCGCGCCGCAGCGGTCGCCGTCATCCCGCTGCTGGCGATCCTCGGCCACCTCGAGATCTGGCACCTCGTCGTCGTGGGCGCGATCGTGGGCATCGCGACGGTGTTCTTCGACGTCGGCTACCAGTCGTTCGTGCCCGTGCTCGTCGACGACGACCACGTGGGCGACGCCAACGGCGTGCTCGAGGCCACGGCGCAGACCATGCGCCTCGGCGGCCCGGCCGTCGCCGGCGGCCTGCTCGGCCTCCTCGCCGCCCCCGTCGTCCTGCTCGCCAACGTCGCGGGCTTCCTCGTCTCGGCCCTCGCGCTCTCGGGCATCCGCGACGGCGAGGTCGTGCGCCCCAAGCACGAGCACCGCAACCTCTTCGTCGAGATCGGCGAGGGCATCCGCTTCGTCGCAGGCAACGACCTGCTGCGCCGCGTCGTCGCGACCGTCGCGCTGTCGAACCTCGGCTCGTTCATCGTCTACACGCTGCTGCCGATCGCGATCCTGCGCATCCTCGGCATCGACGCCTTCCTCTTCGGCGTCATCATGTCGGTCGGCGCCATCGGCGGCCTCGCTGGCTCGCTGCTCGCGACGCGCATCGCGCGAGCGATCGGCGAGGGCCCGGCCATCACGTGGTCGACCGTCGTGTTCGCGGCGTCGGCGTCGCTGCTGCCGCTGTCGGTGCTCGTGCCCGACGCCGCCGTCGTGCTGCTCATGGTGGGCGAGGCGATCTTCGGCTTCACCGTGCTCGTCTTCAACATCGTGCAGGTCACCGCGCGCCAGCGGCTGTGCCCCAAGCCGCTGCTCGGCCGCATGAACGCGTCCATCCGCACCGTCGTCTGGGGCGTCATGCCGATCGGCGCCCTCGTCGCGGGCGGCCTCGGCACGGCGCTCGGCACCGTCGAGGCCATGTGGATCGGCGTCGCCGTGGGCGCGCTCGCGATCCCGCCGTTCCTGCTCAGCCGATTCCGCACGATGCGGGCCCTGCCGACGCGCCTGGCGGATGCGCAGGAGCAGCCCGCCGAGGTCGCATCGGACGACGCCGCGCGGTGA
- a CDS encoding winged helix-turn-helix domain-containing protein, producing MSEPSTTPVPAAAHASLEARAKALGSPIRWRILRLCLHEPRTNRELAELLGRNPATMLHHVRTLVDAGYLAPQEPRRGTRGAREIPYLATRLTWTEDEQTSSSDVLVRTFLEEIEGLRPDDVSIMRAGLRLSQDELHEYWRRTEEIVKDLMARREAEPDVERTSWGVFMAIHPDRQQDGPARED from the coding sequence GTGAGCGAGCCGAGCACGACGCCCGTCCCCGCAGCGGCGCATGCCTCGCTCGAGGCGCGCGCGAAGGCGCTCGGCTCCCCCATCCGCTGGCGCATCCTGCGCCTGTGCCTCCACGAGCCGCGCACGAACCGCGAGCTCGCCGAGCTGCTGGGCCGCAACCCCGCGACGATGCTGCACCACGTGCGCACGCTCGTCGACGCCGGCTACCTCGCACCGCAGGAGCCGCGCCGCGGCACGCGCGGCGCCCGCGAGATCCCCTACCTCGCGACGCGGCTCACGTGGACGGAGGACGAGCAGACGTCGTCATCGGACGTGCTCGTGCGCACCTTCCTCGAGGAGATCGAGGGGCTGCGCCCCGACGACGTCAGCATCATGCGCGCCGGTCTGCGCCTCTCGCAGGACGAGCTGCACGAGTACTGGCGGCGCACCGAGGAGATCGTCAAGGACCTCATGGCCCGCCGCGAGGCCGAGCCCGACGTCGAGCGCACCTCGTGGGGCGTGTTCATGGCCATCCACCCCGACCGGCAGCAGGACGGGCCGGCGCGGGAGGACTGA
- a CDS encoding biliverdin-producing heme oxygenase — protein MHADQTDAESTLSTRLRAATATVHEEAEHRGFVTALMSGELGLDDYRLYLAQLEPVYRAMESRMPQTGDPAFLSDRNLDRSDAIRADLEALGGTAGVPVLPATEAYVARVLAVRDDAPAFTAHHYTRYLGDISGGQVIATMLKRHYGAGDEHVSFYDFASAGGPVPIRRAYRAALDGMPWGAEEESRLVEEARLAFQLNAGIFDALWAITQARDAA, from the coding sequence ATGCACGCTGACCAGACCGACGCCGAGTCCACCCTGTCGACGCGCCTGCGCGCCGCGACCGCGACCGTGCACGAGGAGGCCGAGCACCGCGGCTTCGTGACGGCGCTCATGAGCGGCGAGCTCGGCCTCGACGACTACCGCCTCTACCTCGCGCAGCTCGAGCCCGTGTACCGGGCGATGGAGTCGCGCATGCCGCAGACGGGCGACCCCGCCTTCCTCTCGGATCGCAACCTCGACCGGTCCGACGCCATCCGCGCCGACCTCGAGGCGCTCGGCGGCACGGCGGGCGTGCCGGTGCTGCCCGCGACCGAGGCGTACGTCGCGCGGGTGCTGGCGGTGCGCGACGACGCCCCGGCGTTCACGGCGCACCACTACACGCGCTACCTCGGCGACATCTCGGGCGGCCAGGTCATCGCGACGATGCTCAAGCGCCACTACGGCGCGGGCGACGAGCACGTCTCGTTCTACGACTTCGCGTCGGCGGGCGGCCCCGTGCCCATCCGCCGCGCCTACCGTGCCGCGCTCGACGGCATGCCGTGGGGAGCGGAGGAGGAGTCGCGCCTCGTGGAGGAGGCGAGGCTCGCCTTCCAGCTGAACGCGGGCATCTTCGACGCCCTCTGGGCGATCACGCAGGCGCGCGACGCCGCGTAG
- a CDS encoding ATP-binding cassette domain-containing protein, with the protein MTVVVDGLRVELGGRPVLRDVSMVAEAGAITVLVGPNGSGKSTLLAAIAGDLPAASGSIRIADLDAAALSPGDAARIRAVLSQHHGVAFDYPAREVVALGRHAWRDGESAAQRDAIAHAALVDTEAEAYAEQGVLSLSGGERSRVQLARVLAQDAGVLLLDEPTAALDLRHQDAALRLARDVASHGGTVVLVLHDLDAALAVADAVVLLEAGRVRRAGTPDDIDEEVLTQVYRHPVEIVEHPRSGRRMVVPLRTGAGAPRAGREAFDAR; encoded by the coding sequence ATGACCGTCGTCGTCGACGGCCTGCGCGTCGAGCTCGGCGGCCGCCCCGTGCTGCGCGACGTGTCGATGGTCGCCGAGGCCGGCGCCATCACCGTGCTGGTCGGGCCGAACGGATCGGGCAAGTCCACGCTGCTCGCCGCGATCGCGGGCGACCTGCCCGCAGCGAGCGGCAGCATCCGCATCGCCGACCTCGATGCCGCAGCGCTCTCGCCAGGCGACGCCGCGCGCATCCGCGCCGTGCTGTCGCAGCACCACGGCGTCGCGTTCGACTACCCGGCGCGCGAGGTCGTCGCGCTCGGCAGGCACGCGTGGCGCGACGGCGAGTCGGCGGCGCAGCGCGACGCGATCGCGCACGCCGCGCTCGTCGACACCGAGGCGGAGGCCTACGCCGAGCAGGGCGTGCTGTCGCTGTCGGGCGGCGAGCGGTCGCGCGTGCAGCTCGCGCGCGTGCTCGCGCAGGATGCGGGCGTGCTGCTGCTCGACGAGCCCACCGCCGCGCTCGACCTGCGCCATCAGGACGCCGCGCTGCGCCTCGCACGCGACGTCGCGAGCCATGGCGGCACCGTCGTGCTCGTGCTGCACGACCTCGACGCGGCTCTCGCGGTCGCCGACGCCGTCGTGCTGCTCGAGGCTGGGCGCGTGCGCCGCGCCGGCACCCCCGACGACATCGACGAGGAGGTGCTCACGCAGGTCTATCGGCATCCCGTCGAGATCGTGGAGCATCCTCGCAGCGGACGACGCATGGTCGTGCCGCTCCGCACGGGCGCAGGTGCGCCCCGAGCAGGAAGGGAGGCGTTCGATGCACGCTGA
- a CDS encoding FecCD family ABC transporter permease yields the protein MTTGTTASTAHQAALGRYRTVAAERPAARVRRSRAATTTIVLVTLLVVAVAASMLLGQYSMSPAEVGASFARRIGELLGVAPDATAVRSDGALWNVRLPRIAAALVVGAALATAGAITQGLFGNPLAEPGVIGITAGAAVGAAIAIIASSAAVVTWTVPAAAFVAGILTTLVVLALSSRLGGSATLVLVLVGIAVNAVAGAASALMVFLAETTSREAIVFWQMGSLNGSTWAGLAPAAVVVAIGLVVAQPLAHGLDALALGETDARRSGLDLRAFRAVAVLCAALLAAGAVATGGIIGFVGLIVPHVLRLIVGPSQRVVLPLSALAGALLLVGADLGARTLVPFVDLPIGVLTAVVGGPLFLVLVRARLRTAVPA from the coding sequence GTGACGACCGGCACCACGGCCTCGACGGCCCACCAGGCTGCGCTCGGCCGCTACCGCACGGTGGCGGCCGAGCGGCCGGCGGCGCGCGTGCGCCGCTCTCGCGCCGCGACGACGACGATCGTGCTGGTCACGCTGCTCGTCGTCGCCGTCGCGGCGTCGATGCTGCTCGGCCAGTACTCCATGAGCCCTGCCGAGGTGGGCGCGTCGTTCGCGCGTCGCATCGGCGAGCTCCTGGGCGTCGCGCCCGACGCCACCGCGGTGCGCTCCGACGGTGCGCTGTGGAACGTGCGCCTGCCGCGCATCGCCGCCGCCCTCGTGGTCGGCGCGGCGCTCGCGACGGCGGGCGCCATCACGCAGGGCCTCTTCGGCAACCCGCTCGCCGAGCCGGGCGTCATCGGCATCACCGCGGGCGCCGCCGTCGGCGCCGCGATCGCGATCATCGCGTCGAGCGCCGCCGTCGTCACCTGGACCGTGCCCGCCGCCGCGTTCGTCGCCGGCATCCTCACGACCCTCGTCGTGCTCGCGCTCTCGTCGCGGCTCGGCGGCTCGGCGACGCTCGTGCTCGTGCTCGTCGGCATCGCCGTCAACGCCGTCGCAGGTGCCGCTTCGGCCCTCATGGTCTTCCTCGCCGAGACCACGAGCCGCGAGGCGATCGTGTTCTGGCAGATGGGGTCGCTCAACGGCTCGACGTGGGCGGGCCTCGCGCCCGCCGCGGTCGTCGTCGCGATCGGCCTCGTCGTGGCGCAGCCCCTCGCGCACGGGCTCGACGCGCTCGCGCTCGGCGAGACGGATGCGCGCCGCTCGGGCCTCGACCTGCGCGCGTTCCGCGCCGTCGCCGTGCTGTGCGCCGCGCTGCTCGCGGCCGGTGCCGTCGCGACCGGCGGCATCATCGGCTTCGTCGGCCTCATCGTGCCGCACGTCCTGCGCCTCATCGTGGGCCCGAGCCAGCGCGTCGTGCTGCCGCTCTCGGCCCTCGCGGGGGCGCTGCTGCTCGTCGGCGCCGACCTCGGCGCCCGCACGCTCGTGCCGTTCGTCGACCTGCCGATCGGCGTGCTCACGGCCGTCGTCGGAGGCCCGCTGTTCCTCGTGCTCGTGCGCGCCAGGCTCCGCACGGCGGTGCCCGCATGA
- a CDS encoding heme/hemin ABC transporter substrate-binding protein, producing the protein MRRLTAGVALLVVLLSGCAAGEQGDAPASTSAAPASSAPAEPTPSTVDPRTITGPSTAATVAEPEPIADPEPQLPVTATGVDGVTVEVADVSRVLALDLYGTLTETVIALGLADTLVGRANTSTESVVADLPVVTQNGHELQAEAILDLDPTFVIMDDTMGPPEVPEQLRASGVPVLVVASERGVDLIAEQVLVVADAFGVSDAGETLVADFEERLAAAELRVGALAGDWEPLRMAFLYVRGTGSVFFVMGEGSGADDLIDAIGGLDAPTEAGVQDIAPATAEAVLAIDPEVILTMTGGLASTGGVDGFVGRPGVSDTVAGRTQRIVDMADGEVLSFGPSYPEVLVSLAEAVYAP; encoded by the coding sequence ATGAGGCGCCTCACCGCAGGCGTCGCCCTGCTCGTCGTCCTGCTCTCCGGCTGCGCAGCCGGAGAGCAGGGCGACGCCCCCGCGTCCACCTCGGCCGCGCCGGCATCGTCGGCGCCGGCCGAGCCCACCCCGTCGACGGTCGACCCGCGCACGATCACGGGACCGTCGACCGCGGCGACCGTGGCGGAGCCCGAGCCGATCGCCGACCCCGAGCCGCAGCTGCCCGTGACCGCGACGGGCGTCGACGGCGTCACGGTCGAGGTGGCCGACGTCTCGCGCGTGCTCGCCCTCGACCTCTACGGCACCCTCACCGAGACGGTCATCGCGCTCGGCCTCGCCGACACGCTCGTCGGCCGCGCCAACACGTCGACCGAGTCGGTCGTCGCCGACCTGCCCGTCGTGACGCAGAACGGCCACGAGCTGCAGGCCGAGGCCATCCTCGACCTCGACCCGACGTTCGTGATCATGGACGACACCATGGGCCCGCCCGAGGTGCCCGAGCAGCTGCGCGCCTCCGGCGTGCCGGTGCTCGTCGTCGCCTCCGAGCGCGGCGTCGACCTCATCGCCGAGCAGGTCCTCGTCGTCGCCGACGCCTTCGGGGTGTCGGATGCGGGCGAGACGCTCGTCGCCGACTTCGAGGAGCGCCTCGCGGCCGCCGAGCTGCGCGTCGGCGCGCTCGCGGGCGACTGGGAGCCGCTGCGCATGGCCTTCCTCTACGTGCGCGGCACGGGATCCGTGTTCTTCGTCATGGGCGAGGGCTCGGGCGCCGACGACCTCATCGACGCCATCGGCGGGCTGGATGCGCCGACCGAGGCGGGCGTGCAGGACATCGCACCCGCGACGGCGGAGGCGGTGCTCGCGATCGACCCCGAGGTCATCCTCACGATGACGGGCGGCCTCGCGTCGACCGGTGGCGTCGACGGCTTCGTCGGCCGCCCCGGCGTCTCGGACACCGTCGCCGGTCGGACGCAGCGCATCGTCGACATGGCCGACGGCGAGGTGCTGTCGTTCGGGCCGTCGTATCCCGAGGTGCTCGTCTCGCTCGCCGAGGCGGTGTACGCGCCGTGA
- a CDS encoding HtaA domain-containing protein — protein sequence MHSAMPVRRRALATILSALLVAAGAVGVVAAPPASAATQDVANATLDWGVKQSFRSYIAGPIANGTTIVSGGVVAGANGFTWASGAGSADAATSAGTVSLPGSVQFQGHGGLLDLTLSDARVELVSATEGYLVFDVASKGLQSGTIEQHPDTRFAQIDLTGLATSAESISIAGAASTLTEAGAAAFAGFYSAGTALDPVTFTLPLVAVEQPTDPGTEPTDPGTDPTDPGTDPTDPGTDPTDPGTDPTDPGTDPVVPVTPAEPTHDVAGATIDWTFRASWLRYQAAAGQISAADGVEYRGTTDGFRWAGNGTGVVDADAASALVAFPGTFGFFAHGGMIDIDLTNLRIELVSATEAYLVLDATSSTNGDQPNLRFATIDLSSAVFGDESVTVTNAAIAITAEAAPIFTYQPGDEFGTATFTLPLAAVEAPVDPTEPGTDPTGPGTDPTDPGTTDPETGLGIADATLQWGIRSSFRSYVVGPIANGTITPSGGVTMDASGFSWTGGTGVADEATGTALVAYPGHIRFTGHGGQLDLTISDVRLRIDSATQATIVASTVSRSLGSTEYVTQTGIDFATVTLAAPAARAAGDVATAAVAEGTLTIANAPAVLTEDGAAGFAGFYAAGSELDPVSATLPIASTTQPQEPGTPEQPQQPTPIQPPVVVPTNPVQQQPVQQAAEQQEQCTANAVSGATMTWGIRSSFRSYISGGIANGGWTTTGGVSDVDGGWQWSGGSGAIQLDGTTGLVSLPGSIHFAGHSGALDLTVSDVRIRLTGPSSGTIVADVVSKGMEDGQLHTYSDIAFASLSFSSTVSGGALTVSGATATLTAAGAEGFAGFYGAGEALDPVSFTLPIGAEVECSVASGTLPQTGAEQRIDVLLPMVALAALLMAGGLVLRRRLARA from the coding sequence ATGCACTCAGCCATGCCCGTGCGCCGCCGTGCGCTCGCGACGATCCTGTCGGCCCTGCTCGTCGCAGCGGGCGCCGTCGGAGTCGTCGCAGCGCCGCCCGCGAGCGCAGCCACGCAGGACGTCGCGAACGCCACCCTCGACTGGGGCGTCAAGCAGTCCTTCCGCTCGTACATCGCGGGCCCCATCGCGAACGGCACCACGATCGTCTCCGGCGGCGTCGTCGCCGGCGCGAACGGCTTCACGTGGGCGTCGGGCGCCGGCTCGGCCGACGCCGCGACCTCGGCAGGCACCGTCTCGTTGCCCGGCTCCGTGCAGTTCCAGGGGCACGGCGGCCTGCTCGACCTGACGCTGTCCGACGCGCGCGTCGAGCTCGTCTCGGCCACCGAGGGCTACCTCGTGTTCGACGTCGCCTCGAAGGGCCTGCAGTCGGGCACCATCGAGCAGCACCCCGACACGCGCTTCGCGCAGATCGACCTCACAGGCCTCGCCACGAGCGCCGAGTCGATCTCGATCGCCGGCGCCGCGTCGACGCTCACCGAGGCCGGCGCAGCCGCCTTCGCGGGCTTCTACTCCGCAGGCACGGCCCTCGACCCCGTCACGTTCACGCTGCCGCTCGTCGCGGTCGAGCAGCCGACGGACCCGGGCACCGAGCCGACGGACCCGGGCACGGACCCGACCGATCCCGGCACGGACCCGACCGACCCGGGCACGGACCCGACGGATCCGGGCACGGACCCGACGGATCCGGGCACCGACCCCGTCGTGCCCGTGACGCCCGCCGAGCCGACGCACGACGTCGCCGGCGCGACGATCGACTGGACGTTCCGCGCCAGCTGGCTGCGCTACCAGGCCGCAGCCGGCCAGATCTCGGCCGCCGACGGCGTCGAGTACCGCGGCACGACCGACGGCTTCCGCTGGGCCGGCAACGGCACCGGCGTCGTCGACGCCGACGCCGCATCCGCGCTCGTCGCCTTCCCCGGCACGTTCGGCTTCTTCGCCCACGGCGGCATGATCGACATCGACCTCACGAACCTGCGCATCGAGCTCGTCTCGGCGACCGAGGCCTACCTCGTGCTCGACGCGACGTCGTCGACGAACGGCGACCAGCCGAACCTGCGATTCGCGACGATCGACCTCTCGAGCGCCGTCTTCGGCGACGAGTCCGTCACCGTCACGAACGCGGCGATCGCGATCACGGCCGAGGCCGCCCCGATCTTCACCTACCAGCCGGGCGACGAGTTCGGCACGGCCACGTTCACGCTGCCGCTCGCGGCCGTCGAGGCGCCGGTCGACCCGACCGAGCCCGGCACCGACCCCACGGGCCCGGGCACCGACCCGACGGATCCCGGCACCACCGACCCCGAGACGGGCCTCGGCATCGCCGACGCCACGCTGCAGTGGGGCATCCGCTCCTCGTTCCGCAGCTACGTCGTCGGACCCATCGCGAACGGCACGATCACCCCGTCGGGCGGCGTGACGATGGATGCGTCGGGCTTCTCGTGGACGGGCGGCACGGGCGTCGCCGACGAGGCGACCGGCACGGCGCTCGTCGCCTACCCCGGCCACATCCGCTTCACGGGTCATGGCGGCCAGCTCGACCTGACGATCAGCGACGTGCGCCTGCGCATCGACTCGGCCACGCAGGCGACGATCGTCGCCTCGACGGTGTCGCGCTCGCTCGGCTCGACCGAGTACGTCACGCAGACCGGCATCGACTTCGCCACCGTCACGCTCGCCGCTCCCGCGGCGCGCGCCGCCGGCGACGTCGCCACGGCGGCGGTCGCCGAGGGCACCCTCACGATCGCGAACGCCCCCGCGGTGCTCACCGAGGACGGCGCCGCCGGCTTCGCGGGCTTCTACGCCGCCGGCTCCGAGCTCGACCCCGTGTCGGCGACCCTGCCGATCGCGTCGACGACGCAGCCGCAGGAGCCGGGCACGCCCGAGCAGCCGCAGCAGCCCACGCCCATCCAGCCCCCGGTCGTCGTGCCGACGAACCCCGTGCAGCAGCAGCCGGTGCAGCAGGCTGCCGAGCAGCAGGAGCAGTGCACCGCCAACGCGGTCTCGGGCGCGACCATGACGTGGGGCATCCGCTCGTCGTTCCGCTCGTACATCTCGGGCGGCATCGCGAACGGCGGCTGGACCACCACGGGTGGCGTCTCCGACGTCGACGGCGGCTGGCAGTGGTCGGGTGGCTCGGGTGCCATCCAGCTCGACGGCACCACGGGTCTCGTGAGCCTGCCGGGCAGCATCCACTTCGCCGGCCACTCGGGCGCGCTCGACCTCACGGTCAGCGACGTGCGCATCCGCCTCACGGGGCCGTCGTCGGGCACGATCGTCGCCGACGTCGTGTCGAAGGGCATGGAGGACGGCCAGCTGCACACGTACTCGGACATCGCGTTCGCGAGCCTGTCGTTCTCGTCGACGGTCTCGGGTGGCGCGCTGACCGTGTCGGGTGCGACCGCGACCCTCACTGCCGCAGGCGCCGAGGGCTTCGCCGGCTTCTACGGCGCAGGCGAGGCGCTCGACCCCGTGTCGTTCACCCTGCCGATCGGTGCCGAGGTCGAGTGCTCGGTCGCGTCGGGCACCCTGCCGCAGACGGGTGCCGAGCAGCGCATCGACGTGCTGCTGCCGATGGTCGCGCTCGCGGCCCTGCTCATGGCGGGTGGCCTCGTGCTGCGTCGGAGGCTCGCCCGCGCATGA